One genomic segment of Candidatus Nitrospira nitrificans includes these proteins:
- a CDS encoding IS630 transposase-related protein has product MRCSTDLRQRVVEFVRGGGSKAEAARRFKVGEASVYRWLKPGGLTYQRPGPRRARKLDWEQLRRHVEAQPDQTQAERARQFQVSRHCIWNALRKLGVTRKKKTGLFRTRPAPTKTVPPPSRAVRAPWQTPRVHR; this is encoded by the coding sequence ATGAGATGCTCAACAGATTTGCGCCAACGGGTTGTGGAGTTTGTTCGCGGTGGAGGCAGCAAGGCCGAAGCGGCTCGGCGGTTCAAGGTCGGTGAGGCGAGCGTGTACCGCTGGCTCAAGCCTGGCGGCCTGACGTACCAGCGTCCCGGCCCTCGCCGGGCCCGCAAGCTGGATTGGGAGCAGTTACGTCGGCATGTGGAGGCACAGCCCGATCAGACTCAAGCGGAACGGGCGCGGCAGTTCCAGGTCTCGCGGCACTGTATCTGGAACGCGCTGCGAAAATTGGGGGTGACCCGTAAAAAAAAGACTGGGCTATTCCGAACGCGACCCGCTCCGACGAAAACAGTTCCTCCGCCTTCGCGAGCGGTTCGTGCGCCGTGGCAAACACCCCGTGTACATCGATGA
- a CDS encoding transposase, which translates to MRRGKHPVYIDECGFVSSTARRHGYAPKGQRVDGLVSGHRRPRTSLIAARMDGRLAEPCLFEGTCDTTVFNAWLKTRLCPRLNVHHLVIMDNAAFHTAPETAQLIAATGATLLFLAPYSPDLNPIEHDFAALKKRREYQDQTTLDDIVRGYQ; encoded by the coding sequence GTGCGCCGTGGCAAACACCCCGTGTACATCGATGAATGCGGGTTTGTGTCTTCGACGGCGCGGCGGCATGGATATGCGCCCAAAGGCCAGCGTGTGGACGGCCTGGTTTCCGGGCATCGACGGCCCCGCACGTCGCTCATCGCCGCTCGCATGGATGGGCGACTCGCCGAACCCTGTCTATTCGAAGGCACCTGCGATACAACCGTCTTCAACGCCTGGCTGAAGACGCGGCTGTGCCCGCGTCTGAACGTCCACCATCTCGTGATCATGGACAACGCCGCATTTCATACCGCACCCGAAACAGCGCAGCTCATCGCAGCGACTGGCGCGACCCTGCTGTTTCTCGCGCCCTATTCTCCCGACCTCAATCCCATCGAGCATGACTTCGCCGCTCTCAAGAAGCGCCGCGAGTATCAGGACCAGACCACCCTCGACGACATCGTGAGAGGCTATCAATGA